The Gemmatimonadota bacterium genome includes a window with the following:
- a CDS encoding FtsW/RodA/SpoVE family cell cycle protein: MMRPARRDRKPANGAARAGRFRSRGRRSALVGQGPIHVPVRTGSATTASPAPSGSGWEVGALVTLTLLLLGFGLVSLYSGSSVLAMERGLPADHFFVSQTAGALVGISFLAVCAFVPPRFWRAAAIPALLLTLIALLIVVLPQTHAIAPEIKGARRWLRIGPVTGQPSELAKLVIVIWTASAVTRRASRLNSLARGILPLLIVWGVVASLIVLERDLSTAVLVIGLGLAVAFAAGVRLKHCVGMAIVTIPILLHQLNVGFRKQRITAFVDPTADPSGSSYQVNQSLLAMGSGGFGGVGFGEGRQKFGFLPEPHNDFAVALIGEEWGFLGVLGVTLAFLGLTVTGFKVAGKARTSFERLMVIGFTTMIAVHAFLHMAVSLALVPTTGLSMPFISYGRSNLVAMLIAVGIIVAVARRSRAAPIDREGRPSPARRAQQARPLLSRGGHA, from the coding sequence ATGATGAGGCCTGCGCGCAGGGACCGGAAGCCTGCGAACGGAGCGGCTCGCGCCGGGCGTTTCCGCTCGAGGGGCCGTCGAAGCGCCCTGGTCGGGCAGGGACCCATCCACGTGCCGGTGCGCACCGGGTCGGCGACGACCGCGTCACCTGCGCCTTCGGGTTCGGGCTGGGAGGTGGGAGCGCTGGTGACCCTGACCCTGCTTCTTCTCGGTTTCGGGCTCGTGTCGCTCTACAGCGGTAGCTCGGTTCTCGCCATGGAGCGAGGGCTCCCTGCCGACCATTTCTTCGTTTCCCAGACCGCCGGTGCGCTGGTCGGCATTTCCTTCCTCGCCGTTTGCGCCTTCGTTCCTCCGCGGTTCTGGCGAGCGGCCGCGATTCCCGCCCTCCTGCTCACCCTGATCGCGCTTCTGATAGTCGTTCTGCCCCAGACGCACGCCATCGCTCCCGAGATCAAGGGGGCCCGCCGCTGGCTCAGGATCGGCCCCGTCACCGGCCAGCCCTCCGAGCTCGCGAAGCTCGTGATCGTGATCTGGACCGCTTCGGCGGTGACCAGGCGAGCTTCCAGGCTGAATTCGTTGGCAAGAGGGATCCTGCCGCTCCTGATCGTCTGGGGAGTGGTCGCGTCGCTGATCGTGCTCGAACGCGACCTCTCGACTGCGGTTCTGGTGATCGGTCTCGGGCTCGCGGTCGCATTCGCCGCCGGAGTCCGCCTGAAGCACTGCGTCGGCATGGCGATCGTCACTATTCCCATTCTTCTGCATCAGCTGAACGTCGGATTCCGCAAGCAACGGATCACGGCCTTTGTCGACCCGACCGCCGATCCTTCCGGTAGCAGCTACCAGGTAAACCAGTCCCTGCTCGCCATGGGCTCGGGCGGGTTCGGGGGCGTGGGTTTCGGGGAGGGTAGGCAGAAGTTCGGATTTCTTCCCGAGCCTCACAACGACTTCGCGGTCGCGCTAATCGGCGAGGAGTGGGGTTTCCTCGGGGTACTGGGCGTGACCCTCGCCTTCCTGGGGCTGACGGTGACGGGCTTCAAGGTTGCCGGGAAGGCGCGCACCTCCTTCGAACGGCTGATGGTCATTGGGTTCACGACCATGATCGCGGTACATGCGTTTCTGCACATGGCGGTCTCTCTGGCGCTGGTTCCGACCACCGGGCTTTCCATGCCGTTCATCTCGTACGGACGCTCGAACCTCGTGGCCATGCTCATCGCGGTCGGCATCATTGTCGCGGTCGCTCGCCGGTCCCGCGCCGCCCCGATCGACCGGGAAGGGCGCCCTTCGCCGGCAAGGCGAGCGCAGCAGGCACGGCCACTCTTGTCGCGGGGAGGCCATGCATAG